In a single window of the Larimichthys crocea isolate SSNF chromosome XVII, L_crocea_2.0, whole genome shotgun sequence genome:
- the brdt gene encoding bromodomain testis-specific protein isoform X4, producing the protein MMSDVKVCPTPSGNPPPPEVINPKKPGRVTNQLQYLEKVVIKALWRHQFSWPFRQPVDAVALRLPDYYTIITNPMDLSTINKRLQNKYYWRALECIQDFNTMFTNCYVYNRPGDDIVFMAQTLEKLFLQKVSQMPQQECEVPSITAKEPMKGRRTNAGAIQQRPVVSEVVLQQTVTVIPPDVSKYMQPIQLSAQIDTSSKKGFKRKADSKPATTTSVIPSCEVTSSGETPGSCPFLSRRGTGRPIKPPKKDLPTFEGKKVRLSEQLRYCNDILKEMLSKRHYAYAWPFYTPVDAVALGLHDYHDIIKQPMDLNTIRKKMDQREYTNAKEFAADVRLMFSNCYKYNPPSHEVVYMARKLQEIFEARYLKVPQEAESCSIPPHRFEKGNGDRVQSPSSDSESSDSELSSEEKSSSKEVATQLAHLEEKLKAVTDQLKRFTQDPLMKPKKKNKLKKEKRSKEKDIAQLNRKSSKYKSIVEKMSSSKRSTLYGNRHNSHGALPVKCEDKSSIPVTYQEKKQLKLDINKLPGDKLGRLVNIIHARESCLRDSTLEEIEVDFEKLKPSTLRALQRFVTACLKKCNKTVSKKRPVKLTGRTKTGILKDAGRSQVASKEQHLKKNNPAAKVMASPDLSCPSRLSVSSSSSSSSGSSSSSSDSSSSSHSAFHSTSDSSDSESVPKTKKQKSKDSCQKVKTKSKVTRAACSKQISETKDLTKVKTCQPPPAAQSSVAETKGQPTHHNADQTCDQLSISPPDLSALLSPMASPGVLLDWAATRFEHGPVLSPLTDSPLQSKDETKSMLMPDFRYTEDFPDSQMTNVPYTNSTSKPTEEEKSQIPKKDIVLKNAESWAKLARQSVTPTAIKSSKESFQQFRKAAIEKEEREKALKKKQVEGDKEKETPEKSSLPGPGKAETNQTQPIKDEPDSPESICTEATLNTSEDLEQKSPIETQSPSTQSPVDREREMARKREQERRRREAMSGIDMTMQRDIMTTFELNLD; encoded by the exons ATGATGTCTGATGTGAAAGTGTGTCCCACCCCGAGTGGAAATCCCCCTCCGCCAGAGGTCATAAATCCAAAGAAGCCTGGACGTGTAACCAATCAGCTCCAGTATCTGGAGAAGGTGGTGATCAAAGCTTTATGGAGGCATCAATTTTCATGGCCCTTTCGTCAGCCAGTTGATGCAGTGGCACTGCGTCTCCCA GATTATTACACAATTATTACAAACCCTATGGATCTGAGCACTATTAACAAACGTCTTCAGAACAAATATTACTGGCGAGCACTTGAATGTATACAGGACTTCAACACCATGTTCACCAACTGCTACGTGTACAATCGG CCGGGAGATGACATTGTTTTTATGGCTCAGACCCTGGAGAAGCTTTTTTTGCAGAAAGTGTCCCAAATGCCTCAGCAAGAGTGTGAAGTTCCATCAATCACTGCAAAGGAACCCATGAAAGGCAGAAGGACAAATGCAG GTGCAATACAGCAGAGACCCGTAGTGTCGGAAGTTGTTCTCCAGCAGACAGTGACAGTCATTCCTCCTGATGTGTCTAAATACATGCAGCCCATCCAGCTCTCTGCACAAATTGATACATCa AGTAAAAAGGGGTTTAAGAGAAAAGCAGACTCTAAACCTGCCACCACTACCTCAGTGATCCCCAGCTGTGAGGTAACCTCTTCTGGAGAAACTCCAGGATCTTGTCCATTCTTGTCCAGGAGAGGCACTGGAAGGCCCATCAAACCTCCTAAGAAAGACTTGCCTACCTTCGAGGGCAAGAAGGTCAGACTGTCGGAGCAGCTCAGGTACTGCAACGATATCCTGAAGGAAATGCTCTCAAAGAGACACTATGCATATGCATGGCCCTTTTATACCCCTGTTGATGCGGTTGCTTTGGGCTTGCATGACtaccatgacatcatcaaacaGCCAATGGACCTGAACACCATCAGG AAAAAAATGGATCAACGAGAGTACACAAATGCAAAGGAATTTGCTGCTGATGTCCGACTCATGTTCTCCAACTGTTACAAATACAATCCACCTTCACATGAGGTGGTCTACATGGCACGAAAACTGCAG GAAATTTTTGAGGCCAGATACCTGAAGGTTCCCCAAGAAGCAGAGAGTTGTTCCATACCTCCTCATCGCTTTGAAAAGGGAAACGGAGACAGAGTTCAAAGTCCGTCGTCTGACAGTGAAAGTTCTGACAGTGAACTCTCCTCAGAGGAGAAGAGTTCATCTAAAGAGGTGGCCACGCAGCTGGCCCATTTAGAGGAGAAG TTGAAAGCTGTCACTGATCAACTGAAGAGATTTACCCAAGATCCCCTGAtgaaaccaaagaagaagaacaagctgaaaaaggaaaaaagatccaAAGAAAAGGATATTGCTCAACTCAATCGCAAATCCTCAAAATACAAATCTATTGTAGAAAAAATGTCCAGCAGCAAGAGATCGACTTT GTATGGCAACAGACACAACAGTCATGGGGCCCTGCCTGTAAAATGTGAGGATAAGTCATCAATACCAGTGACTTACCAGGAGAAGAAGCAGTTGAAATTGGACATTAACAAGCTGCCTGGTGACAAACTGGGCAGGCTAGTGAACATCATTCATGCCAGAGAGTCCTGTCTGCGGGATTCCACTCTAGAGGAGATCGAAGTTGACTTTGAAAAGCTTAAGCCCTCCACACTGAGGGCCCTGCAGAGGTTTGTTACAGCGTGTCTGAAGAAATGCAACAAGACCGTGAGCA AGAAAAGGCCGGTAAAGCTCACAGGAAGAACCAAAACTGGAATACTAAAGGATGCTGGGAGATCTCAGGTTGCCAGTAAAGAGCAGCACCTGAAGAAAAATAACCCAGCAG CTAAAGTGATGGCGTCTCCTGACCTCAGCTGCCCTTCACGCCTcagtgttagcagcagcagcagcagcagtagcggCAGCTCGTCATCcagctctgacagcagcagcagcagtcattcTGCGTTCCATAGCACTTCTGATAGCAGTGACTCTGAATCAG tgccaaaaacaaagaagcagaagagtAAAGACTCTTGCCAAAAGGTTAAGACGAAG TCGAAGGTGACTCGTGCTGCCTGTAGTAAGCAGATATCGGAGACTAAAGATTTGACCAAAGTCAAGACCTGTcagcctcctcctgctgcacaGTCCTCGGTAGCAGAAACCAAAGGCCAGCCAACACACCATAATGCAGACcagacctgtgatcagctgtccATATCACCTCCAG ATTTGTCTGCCCTTTTGTCCCCCATGGCATCTCCAGGAGTTTTGCTGGACTGGGCTGCCACCAGATTTGAG CACGGCCCGGTGCTGTCCCCTCTGACAGACAGTCCACTGCAGTCCAAAGATGAGACCAAGTCCA TGCTCATGCCAGATTTCAGGTACACTGAGGATTTCCCTGACAGTCAGATGACTAATGTGCCTTACACCAACTCAACAAGTAAACCTACTGAAGAGGAAAAATCCCAAATTCCCAAAAAG gaCATTGTTCTAAAAAATGCTGAGTCTTGGGCAAAACTGGCGAGGCAGTCAGTCACTCCAACTGCAATCAAGTCCTCAAAGGAAAGCTTTCAGCAGTTCCGTAAGGCTGCCATAGAAAAGGAAGAACGTGAAAAAGcactgaagaagaaacaggtggaaggagacaaagagaaggagacTCCTGAAAAGAGCAG CTTACCAGGCCCAGGTAAagcagaaacaaaccaaacacaacctATCAAAGATGAACCTGATTCACCAGAGAGCATTTGCACAGAGGCTACCTTAAACACTTCTGAAGATCTTGAGCAGAAGTCTCCCATAGAAACACAAAGCCCTTCCACACAGTCTCCAGTGGATAGAGAAAGGGAGATGGCCCGCAAAAGGGAGCAAGAACGTCGGAGGCGAGAGGCA aTGTCTGGTATTGACATGACTATGCAGCGGGACATCATGACTACATTTGAGCTTAACTTGGACTAG